AGCGCGGCCGCATCGCGCCCCCGTCACGTGACGAGCGAGGCCCAATCACAAGCCGCGCCCAACTCGCGGGAAAGCACCGCCGCGGCCCCTCCCCGCTACGTGAGCGCGGACCAATCGGCTCTCTCCCCGCCCCGTGACGCGCGGCCCGCTCTGAGGCGCCGACCAATGGGCGTGCGGGGCGGCGGCGTTTGAAAGAGCCGCccgggggggggcagcggcagccaacggcgcggcgggggctgccgggaAGGGGGCGGCCCGCCGGGATGGCGCACAAGCAGATCTACTATTCGGACAAATACGACGACGAGGAGTTTGAGTACCGGTGAGGCGGGGGGGCTAGGAACGGCTGGGAGGCGGGAGGGTGCGCGCGGAGGGCGGGGTGTCCCGGTAACGGCTCCGCGGTGAGGGGGGAAGGCCCGTAACGGCTCCCCCTGTGGGGCGGGAGGGGCCGTAACGGCTCGCCGGGGTGGGGAGAAGGATTAATAACGGCTCCCCGGTGTGGCGGGGGGGAGGTTGTCCCAATATGGCTGTTCGGTAAGAGCGGGTTACCCCGGTAACGGCTCCCTGGGCGGGGAGAGGTCTCCCGGTAACGGCTGCTTGGCGAGGGAGAGGTCTCCCGGTAACGGCTCCCTGTGGGGGAGAGGTCTCCCGGTAACGGTTCCCCGGCGGGGTGGGAGTGGAGTTATCCGGGTAATGGTTCCCGGGGGAACGGGCTGTCCCGGTTCCCGggaagggggggggggaataAGAGCTCCCCGGTGTGGGGGGTGCACCGGGGGTGTCCCGGCTCCCCGGGGTGCCCCGGTGGCGGCTGAGGGTGCGGGGTCCCTAGGCACGTGATGCTGCCCAAAGACATCGCGAAGCTGGTGCCCAAGACCCACCTCCTGTCGGAGACCGAGTGGCGGAACCTGGgggtgcagcagagccagggctgggtcCACTACATGATCCACGAGCCAGGTGAGCCCCGGGGGCAccggggacaccgcggggggCACGGAGAACCGGCCTGACCCCCCTTTCTCCCCCCGCAGAGCCCCATATCCTGCTTTTCCGCCGGCCGCTGCCCAAGAAACCGGAGAAGTGAGGGGCTGCCGGAGCCCCCGCCGCCTGAGCTATGAGAGACTCTTCCTCCTCGACATCCCCTGGGGGTTTTGCCCCGGTTGGGGCCCGTGACCCCCGGTGCCGTCCGGGCGCTGCGGCGGGGGCTCAGCCCCGCTACGGGGGGGGCCCTTCCCGCCGCGGGGCCTGAACGGGCTCCAAAGCTTCAATAAATGGATGTTTGGGAGCTCCTGGCTCtgtttgctgtgct
This is a stretch of genomic DNA from Caloenas nicobarica isolate bCalNic1 chromosome 31, bCalNic1.hap1, whole genome shotgun sequence. It encodes these proteins:
- the CKS1B gene encoding cyclin-dependent kinases regulatory subunit 1; this translates as MAHKQIYYSDKYDDEEFEYRHVMLPKDIAKLVPKTHLLSETEWRNLGVQQSQGWVHYMIHEPEPHILLFRRPLPKKPEK